The DNA window CGTTCCTGGTCGCGTCCAGGATTTCGGTAGTAGCGAGGACTTGGTGGATTTGGATTGGATGCAAAACGGAGGGGTCGATTGATGCGCCGTCGGGTGGTTCCTCCCACCGGTGGCCAGCCGCTGCAAGTCCTCTGGCAAGATGGTGGCCAGCCGGCGCAGGTCCCCTTCCCAAATGCAGCAGAGGTCGAGGTCGTGGACGAGTTATCTGGTGAGGTTTCCTCCCCCTTCCCCTTCACAGGTGTTGCTATTTTTGCTATTTCTGAATTATTGGAGCAGGTAACTGTGCTTTAGATATAAAccagcactcagaaccaaggagcaccctggtcgcactagaggaaccggtgttgttccttgaaaactagcattcccccaaaaatctaacacttaccggaggcgctcgaggggtagagcggaacaggaggcagagtatttgaggcgactaaaagagatcgaagacagaatggaagcacggattgaggcgactgttgaagcgcgagtcgagcaaattttgttgtccaaggggccaggagtaccataaaaccctactcctactacctttagcccacagtttaggggtcgcagcagctgtggatcgaccccgctcgacaaaGAAGAAcatccggtggacggcatcagtgaacccatcaatgtcaagttgtacatctgtcaggaatggacaaagaacAAGGTGGTGCTTGGCCAAGCCTGGCCTACGGGATataggacaattaatggccgcccaattccacaggggtacgctcgcgtcaccattgatagaatacttgataagaagtttaacaagatacccattgagtaccccgtagcagaagacaggccgaaacttggtcaaaacaagggctctcaagtggcctggcgcaagcgcttcattaagcttgaccatcaattgtcctctgatgatgaggatgactgcgagccttcgcccacccgcgatgatcactcaccatctcccaacagagatcacttccctcctcatccggagccatcacccccgagaagacagaggtctccttctattcctcctcgtccgactccatcttcatcggccccgagaaaagagactcctcctcctcctccccctcctcctccatcttcatcagcgccggaaaaatagaattctcgtcgtcatcctcctccccctccacctcagcccaaaacaacatcaaggacatcctcgcagtcgcagaaaaggttcTTGGATTCGGtcactaatgctcccaaagtggaccaacaaaaaagaaaaaaggccgttcagtggtaGCGTTACcaacttgatgaaagaaaaatttacagcacacttAGAGCATCCATCGTctataaagaaaaagaagagcagCACTACATCTGTACTATACTAGTATTGAATATGCTTCAAGTCTAATTTTAATTTAGTCTTTGAAACTTACATACTAGTGGAACTTTATAGATGTTCAAAGCTTTAATAACTCTGTACTTCGAAGATTTCCAATGTTGCTATTGAAACTTCTTCAAATTTGTATTGTCAAATATAAATTCCCTAGCAAGAAAAGGAGTATTGTGCCACAACTGCAGCTTTGATTCATAATGAAAAACAAGCATCTTGAAATTTTtattattaaatataaatacgcTAGCAAGAAGAAGTATTGTACCACTATTGCATCTTTGATACATCATGAAAGAGAAACATCTTCAAATTAAATGGTAAACGTATGTATTCCCCAAATAGTATGCACACAGCACAAGTAGTGtagcatatatataataataagatgAAAAAGAGAAACTATATGTTGTCAGGTGACTACTGATTAATTCATACCTCTTGTTTTCATGGAATTTTCGTAGTTCGCCAATGAGCAGTTGTAGGTTCTTTACATCACGAATGGCCGTGTACTTTTCTTTGTCGAGAAGGAAGAAGATGCTGTTGAAGACTTGCACCAGGTCAGGATTGCGGCCAACCGAAAGAAATGCTTGACAATCATAGTCCGGACTCAGCTCGTCGTAAACCGCCTTGGCAAGAGTGGTCTTACCCAGACCACCAGCTCCGACCACAGAAACTATCACCATCTTGTTGCTGTTGCCGGACATACCAGCGTCTCCATGGACGTGGGATGATGACTGAAGCATGGCTATGAGCTCCTTCCTCGTCCTCTCGATGCCGATAATCTGCGCTGCCTCTTTGTGCATGTCCACAAGGCGAGGATCTAGTTTGGTGAATGGCGAAGGAACTGCAACGGGTATGGAGTACCTGTCGCGACGGTCTGACACCTTCTGGAGTCGTTTCTTCATGTCCTCGATCGCGATGTTGGCCATCTTCTCCTGGAGACGTTTGAGCAAGCCATCCCTGCTCTCAGTCTCAGCTGGTGCGGCCCCCTCCGCGACATCGACGAGCAAGGCGTCGAGGATGTCCTCCATGTCGTAGGACGCCTCTCTGACCTCGCGAGCCCAGAGCCGGACCTGTGGATCCAGCTGCTCTGGCGGCACTTCTTTCACCGTGAGGAAAGCCGTTTGTGCACATTCGAGCTCTTTTTTCAGAGACTCGATTTGCTCCGGCAGGCCCTCCTGCAGCTTGTACTCCGCCTGCAGCAACTCGCCGAGCTTGCCGATGATGCTGCCCACTGCCCCGGCCACAAGATCCATACCGACGCCAGGATGGAAGATTGCTGAGGTTGAAGACCAAGAGAGATTCTGCACTTGCTGAAGCTATGGGATGAAGAGTAGAGAGACGTGAGTAATTGTTGGTGCGGTGCAGTGCAATGGAGACGGTTGCGATATATGCCACCTTGCTTGCTAGGAGAGGAGGAAAGCAGAGCTAGGGGAACAAGCATATCTTTAAAGGGTCCAATAGCAAACGCTGGTTTGATTGGTCAATACTTATTTTTCAAGAAAAAGCCTTCTACTCAAttggtttcaaattataagtcgttttgactttttggtACGTTCATTTTGCATGCTTTCCTATGCTGTAATTGAAGATGGCTTCGTCCTCCTatgaagtactccctccgtcctcaaAAAAATGCAATCATGAGAAACATGCCGGTTAAACTAGtttaattttgaccaagtttataataAATAGTATTATCATTTATGTCTTCaactaaatttattataaaaatatattctataactaatctaataatatttattttgtttgatgagtattattatatttttatataattttgatcaaattttGAACTATTTAACTCCTTGAAATACGAGAACTGCATTCTTTCCCTATGGACCGAGGTAATATCCTCCAATCAAGTTTTTTGCGCTACATTACAGCACGTCACGTCACTGCATGCCCAGCGGACAACCACCCATGTACTGTATGATCAATAATGGCTTTTGGCAGTcgatttcaacattcaaaccagTGCCTGTGTGTCGGCATCATTCACGATGGTCTCCGTGCTAAGGGTCGATCCAGGATATTGAGTCTTGGCAAATAAAAAATGAATTCTGGACGGCGATTGGGTTGGGTGAGGAATTCTCTTCTAGCTCAactgttacgagagaaaaataatattgtaaccaaaaaaaaaaaaaaggccgaACGACATACGGCGGACCTTCGGCTCCACAAGGCCTGGTCGGAGATACCGGCCGGCCGTACGCTCTCGAGGCCCTCGCCGGTGTGCTGTGGCCTCGCCGGCGTCTCCACCTTGCTTTTATGTGGACCCCACCTTGCTTTTAGTCCAGGAGTCGAGAGCACTTGTTTAGTTGGACTCTCAaaatctaaaaagttgctacagtacctgtcacatcgaatgtttgcggcccgtgcatggagcattaaatgtagacgaaaagaaaaactaattgcacagtttagtgggaaattgcgagacgaacgttttaagcctaattagtcaatgtttagatactatttaccaaataaaaacgaatacgctacagtagccccaaaatccaaatttcgccaactaaaccatGGCTCAGGCTGCGTGCTTACGTGGTCCTATCCGCCATAAAAAAGCGACTCAACGACTGCGGATGCCCTAATGGGTCCCGCCAATGGCAGCAGCAGGTCACGTCTTTGCTGTTGGGTACAGTCCATGGCAGTGTACGTGGTCCTCTCCCCCATAAAAAAGCTTGTGGCATGCGTCTCCCTGACGATGAACTACAGTACACGCGCTGCTGTCCGGTCTTGGCCTCGTATTATTGCAGTGTACCTACATCTGTCCCCACAAAAATTGCAATTTTTATTAATCAAatctataaaaatattaatatttatactaCCCAATAAATACAATTTGGTAAATTATGTTGCATATTTATAGTAAATATAGTTATTAGGGGGCATAAACATTGATTAAGATTAAGATAGTTTGATTTTGACCATTCCTACGGTTGCTTTCTTCCTAGGACGGAGGTACTGTAAATTGTACCATCTCGCATTATGGAAATATCGACGACGATATTGTAGTGTCACGTCACCATGAACCCAACGTACATCCACGCCAAGCCGCTTGCACACATGGAGGCACGAGACACCAATCGTTGAATTGTGTTGCAGGAAGACGCGTACGCTAGTACTGCACTGCATTTTTTCTCTCCATTCATGTGAAGCAACACACAACACCTATGCTTCTTGGAGATATAAAAGATTCGCTGTTATTAGCAATTTATGAAGATTTTTTAGCACAATTTATGACGAAAAAAATTCTAACATTACACAATTTAGTAAGATTTCTTTAGCCCTGCGAAGTTTTTATTTAAAACTCAGACTTGTACGTGTATAGAAACCTAAAAGATGGCCAACTAAAAGGTATAAGAATAGTTAATTGAACCAAAAATTAGTTAGGAGGCCATGCGGCTGTCGGCCTAGCGAGATACGATGGATGGCCAGCAGCAAACACACTACGATATGCACGATTGGTTGTCACTTCACCGCCCATACCCTATAGTACTCCTGTCGTCGGTCATCATGTAAGGAGTACTAGTAAGACAGATGAGCATTCATGACTTTAACACAATTTATGAAGATTTTTTTAGCACAATTTGTGACACCAGCTATTCTGACGTAATACAATTTACTAAGATTTCTTTAGCCCTGCAAAGTTTTTATTTAAATCTCGACTTATACCTGAAAAAACCGAAAAGATGACAAACCAAAAGGTATATAAAAATAGTAAATTGAATGCCAAAATTAGTTAGCAGGGACACCCATGACGAACTCCGTGAGCCGAGTGATAGCTTTTGCTGGGTCTCGATTTTAACATCCTCCTGAGATTCTTAAATTTTGCAGTGATAGCTCTTGATGGGTCTAGATTTTCCTGTTCCAGAGACAACCCTACAATAGAATAGGAATAAAATCCTCTCTATCCAGCCAATGATTTTCAAACCTAAAGATTCTTCCTCTTGGAATTTTAGTGTCTATCTCAACAATACATGGCTAGTGATCAGATGTCTCCATGACTAGGGATTTCACTACTGACTTTGGATACTTGACAGTCCAGGAACTTGAGGAGAAAAACCAGTCCAGTCTCTCCATCAGTGGTGGTGTTTGCTTGTTGGTCCATGTAAAATATCTACCCAGAAGTGGCAGTTCAACAATTCCAAGGGCACTAATTGCTTCATTAAATAGGTACATTTCATTGATATCCCCTCCCTCCCTGTTTCTATCTTCTGGTTTTCTGATCAAATTGAAATCACCTACAATTAACCAGTTAATGTGAGGAGGCATTTGGATATTTCCAAACCATTCCAAGAAGCTCCTCTTGCCATTTCGGGTGCATGGGGCATAGATATTAGTAAGAACCCAGCAATCATTATTGAGCTTTGAGGTGAATTCAACTGATAAAGCATATTCATTCTGAAAAATTTTAGTTCCACTAAACAATGCACTTTTCCAAATTGTCAACATCCCTCCTGAAGCACCAGCTGAAGCTTTGAATGCAAAGGAATCGAAGCCACTTGGGCAAAAATTTCTGATAAAGTTATTATCAAAAAAATCCTTTTTTGTTTCTTGGAGACAAGCAATATCACATCTACTCTCAATGATTTTGTCTCAGAAAGAATTCTAGTTCTTATCAGAGTTAAGGCCTCTAACATTCGAGCACATCACCTTCCATGATTTGTTTTCAGCCATTAAACACTAGGGGAAATAAGGCCAACTTTGGGTAGGAGCAAAGTCCACCTAGAGAGAACAAAAGGCAAGATCCTAAACTGTAGGCAGGACAAATAAGACCATCTTCTGCAATTACTTGGGTCTTTCATTTGGAATCTCTAGATTTTCAATTTTCCTGGATACTGCAATTCAGttatcctcctcttccttgtcctCTTCATTGTCATACTTCTTCTGTTTCTTCTTTCCTATGGGCTTTGCCTTCTTTTTTTTGGACAAGATCCCTTTCTCAAGCTTTGATGGGTCAATTTGGAAGATAGTTGTCCCAATGCTCTTCATGAGTTCAGGAGAGAGTGTTGGTGGGTTCAGAGAGCATCCCAGGCAGTTAACCTTTGAGCATTGGCTTTGTTTGAAACCTTGGCATTTCTCCTTCACTCTGAGACTGCATCTGACCTCAGATTCCACAATTGGTGACTGCCAACCTATCCTCGTTGCTCTTTTTTTGATTGGAATGGTGGACTGATCATTGTTCAGCAAGGTCTCTTCCTCAACTGTGGCCTCACTAACAGGTGGGCAGAGCTTTCCACATACTTCAGCTTCTTTTGGGGAACATACTGTTGGGATAGGAAGGTAAGCTAGATCTCCATGCTGTTGAAACATACTAGGGAGTGAAGATAGAATCAACTTTTTGGCCCAGTCAAAGTGGGGTGGAGACTCTAGCATTATTTTGAAAAAATCTGCCCAGTTTTTTGGAAGGGCCATAGAAGAATTGCCCAAGGAATAAACTGTAGGGGCAGGCTATCTGACCAAATAAGGATTGCTGGGTGTGAAGCTTGGAAAAATTCTGACCATGCCGAGATGAATATCGTTAACCACTACATGGCCATTGCCTTGCCAATCCATTGGAATATCATCTTCTTTATTCTGAATCTCCTGCATTTCCTGCTCATTCATCAATGCATCTTCTGGGAGATCCAAGTGAAGAAAATTTTCTTGTTGTCCCTGCAAAAGAGGCACCAGTGACTCCTGCAATTAATTTTCAGCTACCTCCTCCTGTAGATCATTCCGATTTTGTTCTTTTGGTTGATGAATGATTGGCATGATGTTTTGTACCTGTTCATCTGCATTATTTGCCTGTGGATTCTCTTGGACCATTGGATGAATAAGGATTTCTTGTGAGTCTTCTGCCATTGGGTGCTCATTAAGATCTTGCTCTATAATTGGTGGAGCTAAATTGAGGTTGACCCCCTGAGCAAGTGCTAGTTGCTGGGAAGGGATTTCTTCAGGCCATGGGTGACATTCATTATTCTGTTGTTCCTCCATTGCTTGCACTGGTGGCTCTCCAATCAATATTTGCTGTTGAGGATTTTGTCCAGCCTACTACATGTTTGCCTATTGACCCAGGCCAAAGAAGTCAAAATGGAGGTGGCCCTGCACTTGCTGCTGTTCTGGGATGGGATCTTCATCAGGTGTCCTAGCTCTAGGCATTTCATGTTGGAGGATCTCGCATTGTATGGTCCACGAGTCTCCTTCAAAGCCGTCTGAGTCAGTAAACACAATAAACTGGGGAATTGATTCTAGATCAACAACTCGAGCTCTGACCAGAATTCTAGCTAAGTGCTTGCCATCTGCAGCCCAGTTAATTATTTTCCCAAAGGGACCTATCACTTGTTCCACATATTCATCCTTCCAGTAATCCATATGAAATCCCAAAAGCATCAACCGGACTTCTGGATTAAAGTTAACCCTGCGCCAATTTCTCCCCTGATTATGGCGGGTAAAAGAGATGTTGACATCACAAAACGGATAAGGGCTTCTTGGAGATATAAAAGATTCGCTGTTATTAGCAATTTATGAAGATTTTTTAGCACAATTTATGACAAAAAAAATTCTAACATTACACAATTTAGTAAGATTTCTTTAGCCCTGCGAAGTTTTTATTTAAAACTCGACTTATACGTGTATAGAAACCTAAAAGATGGACAACTAAAAGGTATAAGAATAGTAAATTGAACCAAAAAATAGTTAGGAGGCCATGCGGTTGTCGGCCTAGCGAGATACGATGGATGGCCAGCATCCAACACACTACGATATGCACGATTGGTTGTCACTTCACCGCCCATACCCTATAGTACTCCTGTCGTCGGTCATCATGTAAGGAGTACTAGTAAGACAGATGGGCATTCATGACTTTAACACAATTTATGAAGATTTTTTTAGCACAATTTGTGACACCAGCTATTCTGACGTAATACAATTTACTAAGATTTCTTTAGCTCTGCAAAGTTTTTATTTAAATCTCGACTTATACCTGAAAAAACCAAAAAGATGACAAACCAAAAGGTATATAAAAATAGTAAATTGAACGCCAAAATTAGTTAGCAGGGACACCCGTGATGAACTCCGTGAGTCGAGTGGTCGTCGGTCATGATTGGCACTGGGAATAGGAGGACCGGAGGAGCTAGGGAGATGCGATGAATCATGGATGCAAGCAGCCAGCACTGCTACGATATGCATGATTGGTTGTCACTTCGCCGCCCATACCATGTATACCTCCTGTCGTTTGCCATCCTGTACGGAATACTTGTAAGACAGATGGGCGTTCATGACTTTAACACAATTTATGAAGTTTTTTAGCACAATTGGTGACACCAGCTATTCTGACGTAACACAATTTACTAAGATTTCTTTAGCCCTGCAAAGTTTTTATTTAAATCTCGACTTATACCTGAAGAAACCTAAAAGATGACCAACCAAAAGGAATATAAAAATAGTAAATTGAATGCCAAAATTAGTTAGCAGGGACACCCGTGACGAACTCCGTGAGCCGAGTGGTCGTCGGTCATGATTGGCACTAGGAATAGGAGGACGAGAGGATCTAGGGAGATGCGATGAATCATGGATGCAAGCAGCCAGCACTGCTACGATATGCCTGATTGGTTGTCACTTCGCCACCCATACCATGTACAACTTCTGTTGTCTGTCATCATATACGGAGTACTAGTAAGACAGTTGGGCGTTCATGACTTTAAAACAATTTATGAAGATTTTTCAGCACAATTTGTGACACCAGCTATTCTAACGTAACACAATTTACTAAGATTTCTTTAGCCCTGCAAAGTTTTTATTTAAAACTCGACTTATACCTGACCTAAAAGATGACCAACCAAAAGCTATATTAAAATAGTAGATCAAATGCCAAAATTAGCTAGCAGGGAGACCCGTGACGGACTCTGTGAGCCAAGTGGTCGTCAGTCATGATTGGCACGGGGAATCGGAGGACCCGAGGAGGTAGGGAGATGTGATGGATCATGGATGGCCAGCAGCCAGCACtgctatgatatgcatgattggTTGTCACTTCGCCGCCCATACCATGTACAACTCCTGTCGTTTGTCATCATGTATGGAGTACTAGTAAGACAGATGGGCGTTCATGACTTTACAACAATTTATGAAGATTTTTAGCACAATTTCTGACACCAGCTATTCTAATGTAACACAATTTACTAAGATTTCTTTAGCCCTGCAAAGTTTTTATTTAAAACTCGACTTATACCTATAGAAACCTAACGGATGACCAACCAAAAGGTATATAAAAATAGTAAATTGAACG is part of the Miscanthus floridulus cultivar M001 chromosome 9, ASM1932011v1, whole genome shotgun sequence genome and encodes:
- the LOC136484169 gene encoding disease resistance protein RGA5-like → MDLVAGAVGSIIGKLGELLQAEYKLQEGLPEQIESLKKELECAQTAFLTVKEVPPEQLDPQVRLWAREVREASYDMEDILDALLVDVAEGAAPAETESRDGLLKRLQEKMANIAIEDMKKRLQKVSDRRDRYSIPVAVPSPFTKLDPRLVDMHKEAAQIIGIERTRKELIAMLQSSSHVHGDAGMSGNSNKMVIVSVVGAGGLGKTTLAKAVYDELSPDYDCQAFLSVGRNPDLVQVFNSIFFLLDKEKYTAIRDVKNLQLLIGELRKFHENKRYFIVIDDIWEPQSWETIKLALAGNNCGSRVIITTRKIDVAKEASEDYRLQTLPGDDSKRLFYTRLFGGQDKCPNNHPDELSDRILKK